The genomic region aaaataaaaacctgacgaatttctttacaatccattatacagatcttgttatcagtcacttcatatagtgaggaatatcgtatcttaccacgtcttaggcttgcgtgtgtttctccctgtctatccacatttgtagtccggctttcaagatgcaaatatctccatattctccagttgacactccatcaaactttgtatgacaagaccagcgcacttcatctttgcgcacccagagaattgcagcctaattatgcatgcagcctaattatgcacccccccccccccccccccccccccccaatgcccaaattGGCCCCCCAGTATATAACTCAAActgaaatacaacaacaaaaaacattcaggTCAGGCcaaagagcagcacagagaagtAAGTCAAGATCATGTCGACAAGAAAAtgtccagaatttttttttactgcaaagtggcaaatattatcttggaggagaTCATTGTACTTgtttgactatttttctattatcttagatgtaaatattgcatgtttctttcagataaaacacattgttgacttgtgaatgagtcaatggaattacttgcaataatgaaaaaatactggcaatcatgtccgcctggcataaaccacatgttttggacagctgtaaagtgacagaatgtcccagcatcatggttcttatattgccagattccagagagtctcccctcttcgtatatggcagaatatgtctttttccaacttgctagggtgagatacatgtaaaaatgtaagaatttagtaacacagatttgtttttttcattgatataaaaattaatataactgACAACTGACAGATGAAGAGAAGTACTTCCTGCTAAAGAATGAGTGGTTCAAACATAattataaatacccacaaacaaAGTTTGGTGAAAGGCAATTACGCTATAGTATGAAGTGGGAAGAGAAACATGATAAAATGGGATTAATCTAATATGATGTGTGTAGTTCTTTATAGATGTAACCTCTTAATTTGGCTGTCAAAGTAcaccagattgaaggcttttgATATATAATTGACAAAAATTTCTGACCCCCCCACATGCACCACGACTAAATGACCTCGGTATTTCAAAAATCCTGCGTATGGCCCTGGCTGTGTCATACTCACTATGCATTTCAGTTTTTGCATCATCTATGCTagtatgttttgttgttatagttggtcatttttggtgttgtAGTCTCTCAGTAATCATGAATCCAGTGATTAGCAGATCAGAGGACATGTCTAGGTTAAAACCGGGCCAAGTTGGTTCAAAGGTGTAACATTTTAAGACTACTGATTATGAATGCTGTTGTTATGTGTATGTTGTTCCAACAGTATGTCTATGTCTGAAACTGCTTGATAATGACACATTGTGTTACAGTACTGCTGCTCAGCTGAAACCACAATAAATGACAGTACTGAAGTGCGTCACTAGTTTCCTTTGATTTCATTCCCTCTAGTCCATGAGTAGACTGTGTTGTAATGCAGCCCATTGAAGCTGATTAACACAGTATTATACAATATAATGTGATACAGCGATACTGCAATAACACTTTTCAAAAGAAATCTAACAATATACAAATCTAAACTGGGGCATGAAGTAGTCCCTTATGGCAGTGGCTCCCAACCTGGGGGTCCTGTCCTCCACTAGGGGTCGCCAAAGCTTCACGATACCTCATTGATTTTAATGGGTGTAGGAAATCTTTTTAAAAGAATATACAGTAGGCATTTATCCCATCACTTCATGCATTTCTGTGaagacaaataaatgaaactgtTCATTTTAAAGTTGATATATAAACTTAAATCTCACAGAATAAGAACacagtgaagacctgaacacaatCATCTTCACAgagccttcactctctgctgaACAGCCTCATCCTGCAGAAGAAAAATATGCAGTTGACACAATCAGAGAGCAAATAGAGCAGTGGCCAAGTGTCAGGGAGAAAATAACACTGGATTTGTCCAAAAAGACACCTGTTAAATAtatatgtttgtttaaaaagacagagaatCATATAAAAGGTTCCCAAAAACTATCAGGAAAACTCATTTCTGATGaaatattcacaggaaataatctgcttAAAATTGATCCAAACTGcttgttttacacaaacttcctgcagttactGCGTTCACTATTTGTGCTGTACTTTTACATTATATCAGCTGTTCTGCACGGAATATAAGATATCCATAAAATCTGCTACTTAGTCAGATTAAATATGTCACTTTGTCAAGTTCCCCTCAGATAAAAGGTTAGGGACCACTGCATTATAGTgacaaataaagacataaaaattcTGTAGGAATTTTATTGCAACTGGAGATGTTTattgatgaaaatgaaatgtattaaaGGCTAAAGCTACATTAAGCTTTAGAGTAAAGGGTTCCCATGAGTCTGCCatgttaaaacaaattaaatatgaaATCAGTGTATTTTGAGGAACCAAAtgtgaacacatttttttacGCTCTCTGAAGTCCATCATTTCTGTAGACCTCCATACTGCTGAGGCTTTATCACAGTGTGGAAAAAGTCCATTTGTAAACAGGAATAACATAAAGGGCTTGTATTTACATGCATGTAATGCATATAGTATCTGCTATATGGTATGTTGTGTCGCTTCTACCTTGCTGGATAAAGTATAAATGGGCTGTGCATCAACCTGAGGCAGTTAACACCTAGATGTGCATAAAGCAGGCTTGGATCACTCtcaatatcctcctgagaccctgagtccttatatgaggacatcacattttgggtttactggactGTATACTTCAGGCTGCTTAACTTAGGCCTGAAGTATACACTAATCCATAATAAACAAGATGGCAGGACAGTGGGACTTTACTGTCGTTTCCTTTGAGGAAACTGGGACTATatttatcaggtcctactaatcCAGAGTGGTTTGAGAAATTAAgaatacatacaaacaaaagttcgggtcttGGGAGGATATGCATTTAGAGTTTAGAATCATAAAGTAGTTGGTTATGCTTTGTTGATGCAGGTGGTAACTTCTGGTGTTAAAAGGGTCAAAAGAAAGCTAAACGTCTCAGGTAAAACTGGGCATAGACTTTGTTTTTAGACGACTAGCTACATATATCTTTAGTTCCAACAGTGATTTCTGTTTCAGTGTTTGGACCTGCTCTATACTGAAAGATTGTGCTACAGTACTGCTGTTCAGGTAAAACcacaataaataacaaacacaataaaatttGTCATTAGTTTCCTTCGTTTCATTCCAACTAGTCCATACCATAGACTGTACACATAATGAACATAGCTACTGTGACTCCACTCActggtttgtggaaatgtttgtgtatttttaagCCTTGAATTCGACATTTTGGCCGTGTCCAACGTGTTTTTattggagtcagaagtgaccatatttgggtgagggGCTGGCCctgtggaggagctggggtggatctgactgggAAGCAgaggacactattggcagacagcctgtcactcaaaccaGCCAttaactttaagctttaattaaatgtaaacaggtaAGTTGTAAGTTCACTCCCTATAGCTGTCATGGAGAGGAGAAAAATTAGCTATGGAGagcaaaactgtttttctaccaggctgtaaatctatttattcctgctgtaaagttgggcctTGTAACACGGGGGTCTGTGGAGATCCACTGGCTtatatgagagagagagcacaacCTGGTGCTTTATCCATGTGCATGTTTCACAAACTCAGTCACAGGGTGGGGCTTGTCAGGTGATGGAGAAAATATGCAGCAGTGTCTGCAGTTCAGGTAGGCAATCTGCTGCCATGGTACTGCAGCAGGTGCTGTGAATTTGCCCTTGGAGAAACCAGAACAGACATCTGCACAAGAGACAGTCACCTCAGCATCTCCAAAGCTTTTTTATTGGATCCATTGGTGTCCAGGAGCTGCTGAAACCTTTGTGTGGGGGCTGGGCATTCTGGAGGGACTTTCCAGCTTTTAAAACTTCAACAGTAGGCTATTACTTGTGTCATGTCTATGGCaggccgttttaacatttaatagctAAGCTTGACTATTCGGAATTAACATTATAGATATCAACAActtcattttgactagtcaaaacgaCAGTTAGaaatatctgtaattcagtttccaGTAttgaatatccagtctagctAGCAATTAAATTATGACTATCCCTAATTgtagtttgagatatctacaacatAATTTTGACTGTTCATAATTCCACTTCAAGATATCTACAGTGTTATTCTGACTAGGTCAAACTCAATTTAAGATATCtaaattgtatttttaaagCTCTTGAATCAAGGGGGGGTTGAAGATACTGGGACTGGAATTACGACTATCTGAAAATATGTTGTAGATATCTCTAACTGCGATTAGGATTAGTCGTAATTCAGATGTAGCTAGATATCTGCAATGTGAGCTGTGGATATCTGTAACTTAATTATGACTATCTGTAATGAGAAACCCCATAGCCTACACAAGCATGGGAAAAGTGACGTcatttgtcacttttatttagtAAAATGTAGTTGTGGGTAtctgaaatgttatttttgaataGGAAGAATTGAATTAAGGATATCTGCAATATATATCCAGCCTAGCAATTAAATGTTACAACGGCTTGCCATActtgtcagcacggtggacgcggagcctccaagcattcctatgagacagcgctgagcaggttttcttcacgcagcaaagcgagacggtcattggataaatgcgacaaaatcatcacttccagggaggctcagcttccctgggacctaaagGAGCGGTAGgtgggagaggacgctcggtgtatgcatgatgattggaggaaatGTCTAGAAGGCTGAACCCCATTGTAATAGACAGCGCTTTGGaaagttccttatttccataagctgtgtagctcattttcaccgtttgtacacagttcaggtgttaaacccatctgaaaatctgtaaaacggcttcaattaaatgttccttttataagttactgcctctctacaatatgacacattttatgatgtaaactttaagtgagcttcccctgtttgaaagatcAGCAGTGCAATGCACATAAAGTAAAGTTCCACTAATTGCCACACACccgagtgtgtgaaatttgttctctgcatttgacccatcccctgagggagcggtgagcagcagcggtgccgtgctcgggaatcatgtggtgatctaacctcTCAATTCCAACCCGTGATGTTGAGTAGGAGATAAGGCAATGGCAATATCAATAGCCTTTGCTATGACCCAACCGGGGATCGAATCTGCGACCTTCCAGTCTCAGGGCAGacactctaccactaagccactgagcTGGTATAACATATCTCCTATATGCCTGTTACTGGACTGCCAGGAGATCAAGTTGTTTCAGATCACATGACCCAAAGGAAACCGAAAGGATGTTCATTCAAAGCTGTGTGGTCTGAGACAATGCGCATCAGTATCACACCAAACCGGCATCAACAACCACACCCAGAGGTAGGCCTATACACCAACCATCTTTTTGCGATTCACTTAGGaacattaactcatgatcattAACTATTTTAGTTTGTCTACCAGAGACTGTGGTTCTGTTGTCAGATCATTTGTCAAAGACATAAAAAGGAACTTGGAATACCGTATAAAAAGCTTTATTTCTCAATTTCAGGAGCATTAATTGAGGTTAACCATCACCACTTCCTTCCTCGGGCAGAACAGCTGAGGTAagattgttttatatttatatgttagATACGTTTTCTTAGGATGGACAAGTTGaagagagaacaagaaaataCTAGAGAGTGCAGTCATTTTGAGGTAGAACTCTTATAATGGTTTAATATCAGTGCTGTATCAGTAAATTCATGGAGTGGGTCTATTTGATTTTCAATTTCTGTCTTTAGTTTGATCAGGTTAAAGTGAAAAATGCCTGTAAATCTTTTGTTTACAGGCAttttgtcaggttttttttgttagtttatcTGTTTACTTTCCCTTTCTCTTCTTATTTCTGCTTTTCAAATGaatttgattaaaaataatcaaagacTGAATACTTTGCTCATGCAGCACATTGAGTTTGAACTTATAAACAAATATTCATAAAGATTGGGTCTCAAAAGTTCCTTGCTTTGCTTTTAAGTAATACACTTTAATAATTGTTCACATGTTGCCTTTATATCTTGTTGTAGCCATGGGAATGTTATTCTCCAAATATGAACCCAGCCCACCTTCTCTCAGTAAGACACTCAAATTATTACAGAACATTGTTTAAACAAATGCagataaagacagaaataaccgattcttcatttgtcttaaaATTCCTTTAAcaatttgtttgattttaagtATCAAGGTTTAATAATGTTTCTTGTTCATGTGTTGCCTTTATATCTTGTTGTAGCCATGGGAAACAAACCTGATAAACCCCGCCCACCTTCTCCCAGTAAGACACTCAAATTATTACAGAACATTGTTTAAACACATGTGGATAAAAactttacatttgcattttacttGTCAGCTTTTGATAAACCATGGAGGAACATACAATGGGGGTGAGTGATTTCTTTACTGTTTTTTCGTGGTTCCTCTGATTTAATCACTTTTCTGCTAATTTCAGAAACCAACACTGAGCACACTCATTTGTTGAAACTGCCTTTTgttatgttgttttgtgtttcttgtcaGACTCACTAACATGGTCACCAGTGTCTATGGCAACAATGCAGCAACCACATAACAccacatgtttacacaaaactgatttaaacaagtaaatgtaaaatgtaaccTTTTCTTTATTGAACAGTAACAAAGACAGAGACCTGCAGGTTGTGAATGATTATCAGCCTCATAACGATGAGGTCCAACAGCTCAGAATTCTGCTTCATGGACCCTCTGGTTCTGGCAAGTCCAGCTTCATCAACTCTGTTGACAGTGTTTCACAAGGCAGAATCACTGGTCGGGCTTTGGCAGATGCAGTCTCTAACGACAGCTTCACCCAAAAAGTATGAATCActtttgaatgtgttttaatCAAGGTCATGTATTTTAAGCACTGTAAAACTTGAACAACTCTTGCATGCACCTGCAGTGACAACTGCAGTCACTAGGGGACTGAAGCTGTCTGAGGGGCAGggccaaaaaaattaaaaggtcACCAGCTGTGTTCAGTGGGCATCAGTGTGCAGAAAGTTTTCTAGCATGTAGCATGTATTACTTTTTGTACAGATcaggcagcagcagtgttgCAACTAGTTGTGATGAAACTGAGCAAGACACAAAGTGCTATATGGCCATCACTCAATAGGTGGCACTGTTGTCCTTATAACTGCACTTTTCTGTTTTACAGTACAAAAGTTACAAAATCCAAAAAGGAGGACCAGGGACGTTTTACCCTTTTGCCTTCACTGACATCATGGGCCTTGATAGGGAAACCAATACGGGAGCAAATGTGGAAGACATCAAACTGGCCATGATGGGACACATTAAAGATGgatacactgtaaaatatacTGAATTCATTAAACTCTGTTGGATATATTTCAGTAAATCAATCCAGCTTTGAGATCTGTTTAGCACTCACAatttttacaaaaatcatgaagtAGAAACTATGTACATGCAAAggtgattttttaatttaatttaatttcacattCTTTTCCAGTTCAATCCTCTCTCTAAAATAACAGAGGATGATAATTACTACAACAAAGACCCCGCTCTGAAGGACCAAGTTCATGTTCTGGTTTATGTCTTCTCTGCTGAGACATCAAACATCCTGAGTGATGAATATGTGAGAAAGATGAGGGATGTCAGACTGGCAGCCAGAGACATGGGTAAGAGTTATAGGGTTAGTTATTGGGTTTCACAAGTTTCATCCAATAACCTGACAAACATTATCTTGATTAAACTGGATTCTGCTCTGTATTGGCAGGAATTCCCCAAGTGGCTATTCTCACCAAAATTGATGAAGCCTGTCCAGAGGtcaaaaaagacataaagaaCGTGTATAAGAGCAAGTACCTGAAGAAACAGCTAAGTTTCTCTTGGTGATTGACCTTGTAGAGAGTTGTTATTCAAGTTGGAATATAATTctgttttacattacattacacaaaAATCTCCTTTGATCAGCTCTTTGCTGTCATTCCTTAAATGTTGAATGTTCATATTTAGATGGAGGAACTGAGTGCGTCGCTGGCTATTCCACTGTACTGCATCTTTCCTGTGAAGAACTACCACTCAGAGATCGACACAGACAATGACACTGATACACTGATACTGAGCGCACTGAGACGCATCATTAACTCAGGAGAAGACTTTGTCAACGACCAGTAGACCTCCATACTGCTGACAAATCTTACTTCACAGACAGACGTCACCTAATCACAGCGAGAAAAAAGTCAGTCTGCAACATAAAATGCATGCATGTAATACAATATCAGgcattaaaaatatgttttaagctatgatttaaaaacaggtaatgtgctAGCCAGCCTAATCCcctcaggcagagaattccAGAGCTTCGGGGCCTTGATGGCAAAGGCCCGGTCACCTTTAGTTACCAACCGCAATCTAGGGACGACTAGTTAGGGCAGGCTTGAGGATCTCAGGTCACGACTTGGAGCACAGGTAGTCAGAAGCTCAGCTGTATAACTCAGCACTCATGCTGAGcattaaaagttaataaaatgatcTTAAAATCAGTTCTGAAGTTAACAGGCGTTAACGTTGGGGTGATATGTGACGTACGATTTGTCCTAGTTAAAATACGAGCTGCAGCGTTCTGCACTAGTTGAAGCTACTGAAGATTTCCTGAGGCATGTAAACAGTGAGTTCCAGTAGTCGCTAGAAAATACAAAAGCATGAATACGCTTTTGTAGGTCAGGAAAAGACAGTTGATTTTGATCATATTTCGTAGGTGAAAGTGGCAGGATTCAATGAGATTATTGACATGTGGTTCAAAGTTCAGTTGAGAATGAAAAGTGTAGCCTAAATCTCTTGCCGTAGATTTTATATTAGCTGCCAGAGCACCAATAAAGAGTTGCAATATCCTTGGTGATTGAAGCCAAAGATTCTTACTTCTGTCCATTAAAGTGCTCAGACAGCTGACATTATCTGGCTTAAAGGACAGCTAGCACAACCTAATACATATAGTCTCTGCTATTGGTTAGTCTTTCCTTGCTGAATAAAGTATTAATAAGCTGTGTCATACTCACTATGCATTTCAGTTTTTTGCATCATCTATGCTagtatgttttgttgttatagttggtcatttttggtgttgtAGTCTCTCAGTAATCATGAATCCAGTGATTAGCAGATCAGAGAACATGTCTAGGTTAAAACCGGGCCAAGTTGGTTCAAAGGCGTAACATTTTAAGACTACTGATTATGAATGCTGTTGTTATGTGTATGTTGTTCCAACAGTATGTCTATGTCTGAAACTGCTTGATAATGACACATTGTGTTACAGTACTGCTGCTCAGCTGAAACCACAATAAATGACAGTACTGAAGTGCGTCACTAGTTTCCTTTGATTTCATTCCCTCTAGTCCATGAGTAGACTGTGTTGTAATGCAGCCCATTGAAGCTGATTAACACAGTATTATACAATATAATGTGATACAGCGATACTGCAGTAACATTGAAATATCTAACATTATACAAAACTAAACTGAGGCATGAAGTAGTCCCTTATGGCAGTGGCTCCCAACCTGGGGGTCCTGTCCTCCACTAGGGGTCGCCAAAGATTCACGATACCTCATTGATTTTAAGGGGTGTAGGAAATCTTTTTAAAAGAATATACAGTAGGCATTTATCCCATCACTTCATGCATTTCTGTGaagacaaataaatgaaactgtTCATTTTAAAGTTGATATATAAACTTAAATCTCACAGAATAAGAACacagtgaagacctgaacacaatCATCTTCACAgagccttcactctctgctgaACAGCCTCATCCTGCAGAAGAAAAATATGCAGTTGACACAATCAGAGAGCAAATAGAGCAGTGGCCAAGTGTCAGGGAGAAAATAACACTGGATTTGTCCAAAAAGACACCTGTTAAATAtatatgtttgtttaaaaagacagagaatCAAAGAAGAGGTTCCCAAAAACTATCAGGAAAACTCATTTCTGATGaaatattcacaggaaataatctgcttAAAATTGATCATGAACAAAAACCCATGGTGAGGCAGCTTTTAGCCACTATGGCCCCCAcctgtggaacagcctgccggagagcctcaggactgcagagactgttgatattttaaaaagaagattAAAGACACActtttttaatcaggcttttaaacaatattttaaacTCTTCTTATGTTCTTATCTGGTTCTATACTACTTTATGTTGCTGCTTTTATCTTGCTTTTTAAGATGATATTAatcttaattttttgtttttatttatcactgGTACTGtatctattctattttatttataatcttatgtattttatttttggtactgtatttattttattttatttattcttttagtcCTATTTTATGCTTTTAGTCTTTAGCTTttaactccagtgtttcctcaggggGGTCCTCCACACTGGGAGCTGTGTCGGGTCTGCTATTGGGGGTGCTGTCCTTGGGTCCCTTCGGCCCGGCCGGCTGGGGGCTCCTCCCTTCGATATGGGGGTCCACCTGTCTGTCGGAGTCGGGGGCCTGGGTGCTGGTCCCCCCCGATGGCACGGCCTGCGGCTCCTCCCAGTGTGGACGGCCCCAAAGGTGGCGTTTCCTTGATCCTCAGTGCCATGCCATGTCTCCCtattgtgtgtgattgtgtgtgtgtgtgtgtgtgtgtgtgtatgtgtctagtatgaagggtgggagggaggggctttctttctttgtaattgtttttctttctttaattgtGTTAATTGCTTTTAATTCTGTAAAGCATTTTGTGTTGCATGTCCGTGCAGGAAAAGCgctctacaaataaagctgattgattgattgattgatcctacctgcttgttttacacaaacttcctgcagtttcTGTGTTCACTATTTGTGCTATACTTTTACATTATATCAGCTGTTCTGCACAGAATATAAGATATCCATAAAATCTGCTACTTAGTCAGATTAAATATGTCACTTTGTCAAGTTCCTCTCAGATAAAAGGTTAGGGACCACTGCATTATGGTgacaaataaagacataaaaattcTGTAGGAATTTTATTGCAACTGGAATTGTTTattgatgaaaatgaaatgtattaaaGGCTAAAGCTACATTAAGCTTTAGGGTAAAGGGTTCCCATGAGTCTGCCatgttaaaacacattaaatatgaaatCAGTGTATTTTTAGGAACCAAAtgtgaacacatttttttacGCTCTCTGAAGTCCATCA from Epinephelus lanceolatus isolate andai-2023 chromosome 18, ASM4190304v1, whole genome shotgun sequence harbors:
- the LOC144458563 gene encoding interferon-induced protein 44-like; amino-acid sequence: MGMLFSKYEPSPPSLTMGNKPDKPRPPSPTFDKPWRNIQWGNKDRDLQVVNDYQPHNDEVQQLRILLHGPSGSGKSSFINSVDSVSQGRITGRALADAVSNDSFTQKYKSYKIQKGGPGTFYPFAFTDIMGLDRETNTGANVEDIKLAMMGHIKDGYTFNPLSKITEDDNYYNKDPALKDQVHVLVYVFSAETSNILSDEYVRKMRDVRLAARDMGIPQVAILTKIDEACPEVKKDIKNVYKSKYLKKQLSFSW